A region of Arabidopsis thaliana chromosome 5, partial sequence DNA encodes the following proteins:
- the DIM1B gene encoding Ribosomal RNA adenine dimethylase family protein (Ribosomal RNA adenine dimethylase family protein; FUNCTIONS IN: rRNA methyltransferase activity, rRNA (adenine-N6,N6-)-dimethyltransferase activity; INVOLVED IN: rRNA modification; LOCATED IN: cellular_component unknown; EXPRESSED IN: 21 plant structures; EXPRESSED DURING: 13 growth stages; CONTAINS InterPro DOMAIN/s: Ribosomal RNA adenine methylase transferase, N-terminal (InterPro:IPR020598), Ribosomal RNA adenine methylase transferase, conserved site (InterPro:IPR020596), Ribosomal RNA adenine methylase transferase (InterPro:IPR001737); BEST Arabidopsis thaliana protein match is: Ribosomal RNA adenine dimethylase family protein (TAIR:AT2G47420.1); Has 10133 Blast hits to 10130 proteins in 3048 species: Archae - 291; Bacteria - 6778; Metazoa - 278; Fungi - 201; Plants - 119; Viruses - 0; Other Eukaryotes - 2466 (source: NCBI BLink).), whose amino-acid sequence MILRLKDQTLIKINSTRSYLSSLVFRRDSHSQARTKPDHDRRRRGYERDVRIEEKKEHDGLFLCKSKGQHLLTNTRILDSIVRSSDIRPTDTVLEIGPGTGNLTMKLLEAAQNVVAVELDKRMVEILRKRVSDHGFADKLTIIQKDVLKTDFPHFDLVVANIPYNISSPLVAKLVYGSNTFRSATLLLQKEFSRRLLANPGDSDFNRLAVNVKITPKEIIPDVNVQEWLAFTRTCFGKKNKTLGSMFRQKKKVMELQSLSAGRHGSNVEVMNQTGGDSDSDVEEDGKDDLLCLDTDASMFKERVIEILRTNGFEEKRPSKLSHRELLHLLSLFNQAGIFFHDITSLQMDLHE is encoded by the exons ATGATTCTTCGATTGAAAGACCAAACGctcatcaaaatcaattcaacTCGTTCGTACTTATCTTCCTTAGTTTTCCGACGAGATTCTCACTCGCAGGCTCGGACAAAACCCGATCACGACCGCCGGAGAAGAGGATACGAGAGGGATGTGAGAAtcgaggagaagaaggaacacGATGGATTGTTTCTGTGCAAGAGCAAAGGCCAACACCTTCTTACCAACACTAGAATCCTCGACTCCATTGTTCGAAGCTCCGATATCAGGCCGACTGATACAGTCTTGGAGATCGGACCTGGCACTGGAAATCTCACGATGAAACTTCTTGAAGCTGCTCAGAATGTCGTAGCCGTCGAGCTAGATAAGCGTATGGTGGAGATTCTACGCAAAAGGGTTTCTGACCATGGTTTTGCAGATAAACTTACG ATTATTCAAAAAGATGTTCTGAAGACAGATTTTCCTCACTTTGATCTCGTGGTTGCAAATATTCCTTACAACATATCTTCCCCTCTTGTGGCCAAGCTTGTATACGGCTCCAATACTTTTCGAAGCGCCACACTCTTGCTTCAAAAGGAATTCTCCCGCCGGCTCCTGGCAAATCCAGGAGATTCCGATTTCAATAGATTGGCGGTGAACGTTAA GATTACACCAAAGGAGATAATACCGGATGTTAATGTTCAAGAATGGTTGGCATTCACTCGCACGTGTTTCgggaagaagaataagacGCTTGGTTCCATGTTTAGGCAGAAGAAAAAGGTCATGGAATTGCAGAGTTTGTCTGCAGGGAGGCATGGCTCGAATGTTGAGGTTATGAATCAGACAGGTGGTGATTCTGACAgtgatgttgaagaagatgggaaagatgatttgttgtgtttggATACAGATGCAAGTATGTTCAAGGAAAGGGTAATTGAAATTCTGAGAACAAATGGGTTCGAAGAGAAGAGACCATCCAAGCTTTCACATCGTGAGTTGTTAcatttgctttctttgtttaaCCAAGCTGGAATTTTTTTCCATGATATTACATCATTACAAATGGATCTACACGAATAA
- the DIM1B gene encoding Ribosomal RNA adenine dimethylase family protein (Ribosomal RNA adenine dimethylase family protein; FUNCTIONS IN: rRNA methyltransferase activity, rRNA (adenine-N6,N6-)-dimethyltransferase activity, rRNA (adenine) methyltransferase activity; INVOLVED IN: rRNA modification, rRNA processing; LOCATED IN: cellular_component unknown; EXPRESSED IN: 21 plant structures; EXPRESSED DURING: 13 growth stages; CONTAINS InterPro DOMAIN/s: Ribosomal RNA adenine methylase transferase, N-terminal (InterPro:IPR020598), Ribosomal RNA adenine dimethylase (InterPro:IPR011530), Ribosomal RNA adenine methylase transferase, conserved site (InterPro:IPR020596), Ribosomal RNA adenine methylase transferase (InterPro:IPR001737); BEST Arabidopsis thaliana protein match is: Ribosomal RNA adenine dimethylase family protein (TAIR:AT2G47420.1); Has 35333 Blast hits to 34131 proteins in 2444 species: Archae - 798; Bacteria - 22429; Metazoa - 974; Fungi - 991; Plants - 531; Viruses - 0; Other Eukaryotes - 9610 (source: NCBI BLink).): MILRLKDQTLIKINSTRSYLSSLVFRRDSHSQARTKPDHDRRRRGYERDVRIEEKKEHDGLFLCKSKGQHLLTNTRILDSIVRSSDIRPTDTVLEIGPGTGNLTMKLLEAAQNVVAVELDKRMVEILRKRVSDHGFADKLTIIQKDVLKTDFPHFDLVVANIPYNISSPLVAKLVYGSNTFRSATLLLQKEFSRRLLANPGDSDFNRLAVNVKLVADVKFVMDVSKREFVPPPKVDSSVIRITPKEIIPDVNVQEWLAFTRTCFGKKNKTLGSMFRQKKKVMELQSLSAGRHGSNVEVMNQTGGDSDSDVEEDGKDDLLCLDTDASMFKERVIEILRTNGFEEKRPSKLSHRELLHLLSLFNQAGIFFHDITSLQMDLHE, from the exons ATGATTCTTCGATTGAAAGACCAAACGctcatcaaaatcaattcaacTCGTTCGTACTTATCTTCCTTAGTTTTCCGACGAGATTCTCACTCGCAGGCTCGGACAAAACCCGATCACGACCGCCGGAGAAGAGGATACGAGAGGGATGTGAGAAtcgaggagaagaaggaacacGATGGATTGTTTCTGTGCAAGAGCAAAGGCCAACACCTTCTTACCAACACTAGAATCCTCGACTCCATTGTTCGAAGCTCCGATATCAGGCCGACTGATACAGTCTTGGAGATCGGACCTGGCACTGGAAATCTCACGATGAAACTTCTTGAAGCTGCTCAGAATGTCGTAGCCGTCGAGCTAGATAAGCGTATGGTGGAGATTCTACGCAAAAGGGTTTCTGACCATGGTTTTGCAGATAAACTTACG ATTATTCAAAAAGATGTTCTGAAGACAGATTTTCCTCACTTTGATCTCGTGGTTGCAAATATTCCTTACAACATATCTTCCCCTCTTGTGGCCAAGCTTGTATACGGCTCCAATACTTTTCGAAGCGCCACACTCTTGCTTCAAAAGGAATTCTCCCGCCGGCTCCTGGCAAATCCAGGAGATTCCGATTTCAATAGATTGGCGGTGAACGTTAAGTTAGTAGCTGATGTTAAATTTGTGATGGATGTAAGTAAAAGAGAGTTTGTTCCACCTCCTAAAGTTGATTCATCTGTAATTAGGATTACACCAAAGGAGATAATACCGGATGTTAATGTTCAAGAATGGTTGGCATTCACTCGCACGTGTTTCgggaagaagaataagacGCTTGGTTCCATGTTTAGGCAGAAGAAAAAGGTCATGGAATTGCAGAGTTTGTCTGCAGGGAGGCATGGCTCGAATGTTGAGGTTATGAATCAGACAGGTGGTGATTCTGACAgtgatgttgaagaagatgggaaagatgatttgttgtgtttggATACAGATGCAAGTATGTTCAAGGAAAGGGTAATTGAAATTCTGAGAACAAATGGGTTCGAAGAGAAGAGACCATCCAAGCTTTCACATCGTGAGTTGTTAcatttgctttctttgtttaaCCAAGCTGGAATTTTTTTCCATGATATTACATCATTACAAATGGATCTACACGAATAA
- a CDS encoding metal ion-binding protein (unknown protein; BEST Arabidopsis thaliana protein match is: unknown protein (TAIR:AT3G51020.1); Has 1807 Blast hits to 1807 proteins in 277 species: Archae - 0; Bacteria - 0; Metazoa - 736; Fungi - 347; Plants - 385; Viruses - 0; Other Eukaryotes - 339 (source: NCBI BLink).), translating into MFSSNNRSTQLTCGFKVNTNSSEWYKSITRILKKVKGGDFLLDADEGRAYISGLGDPHKLLKLMGSVKGKAAEMTFVKTGGHHHHHQHHYPHEPNLHYNSDSYYGQPPSYNSYWPSDNCYSRQHPPYYSQSLAMQPYHHQYPYPGYSIYG; encoded by the exons ATGTTTTCATCAAATAATCGTTCTACACAACTG ACTTGTGGGTTTAAGGTGAACACCAACTCCTCTGAGTGGTATAAGAGCATCACAAGGATTCTAAAGAAGGTCAAAG GAGGGGATTTTTTGTTAGACGCGGACGAAGGAAGAGCATACATTTCGGGTTTAGGAGATCCACATAAACTACTAAAACTAATGGGTTCGGTAAAAGGCAAGGCAGCTGAAATGACGTTTGTGAAAACCGGTggacatcatcatcatcatcagcatcattATCCACATGAACCTAATCTTCATTACAACTCCGACTCCTATTACGGCCAGCCACCATCTTACAACAGTTATTGGCCGAGTGATAATTGTTACTCTCGCCAGCATCCGCCTTATTATTCTCAGTCACTAGCGATGCAACCTTACCATCACCAATATCCATATCCAGGTTATAGTATCTACGGTTAG